CCGCTCGCGCACGAACGACTGCCGGTAGGGGTCCAGGCCAGCGTAGACGCGCAGCTGCGGCGCCTCGCGCCTCAGGCGGCGGATCAGGTCCACGGCGTCCACGTCGTACACGCGGGCGCTCATGTCGGCGGGGGCGTCGCCGGTGATCACCAGGACCTCGTCAATGCCGTGCCCGGCCAGCAGGGGCAGAAACGGCAGCGGCTCGCGGGGGTTAAAGTCCACCGCGCGCAGGTGCGGAATGGCTGCAAAGCCCGGCCGCGCAAAGCCGCACCCCGCCCAGGACCGCAGCGAGTACCGCGTGAGGTCCGGCACGTTGATGGTGTCCACTCCGCGCAGGTGCGCTGCCACCTCGGCCAGTTCAGCCCGCAGCCCCGAGCGGCTGCGTGGCACGAGTTC
This genomic stretch from Deinococcus aquaedulcis harbors:
- a CDS encoding methylenetetrahydrofolate reductase, translated to MTRVSVELVPRSRSGLRAELAEVAAHLRGVDTINVPDLTRYSLRSWAGCGFARPGFAAIPHLRAVDFNPREPLPFLPLLAGHGIDEVLVITGDAPADMSARVYDVDAVDLIRRLRREAPQLRVYAGLDPYRQSFVRERDYLARKLDAGACGVFTQPFFDLRVADTWADLVPEDLPVWWGATSILTEASFNYWRARNHAVFPRSFAPTLACNRAFAADLLHFARQRGQHAYFMPVKVNVLEYLGGLLDEQTATLRQDAV